From the Desulfovibrio sp. JY genome, one window contains:
- a CDS encoding efflux RND transporter permease subunit, with amino-acid sequence MNPAAIFITRPVMTTLVMAAILIFGVMAYLKLPVSDLPNVDFPTIEVRVSLPGASPETMAAAVANPLEKQFSTIAGLDSMTSINSVGSTRITLQFALDRNIDAAALDVQSAMTTAGKDLPDDLPSPPYFRKVNPADAPILYLAISSDVMRLSDVDEYAENMMAQRISMVPGVAQVSVYGSKKYAVRIQLDPEAMAAKGIGVDEVSDAVKKGNVNLPVGTVSGPSKEYTVRSSGKLLTAAGYKPLIVAWKNGSPVRLSEIAKVTDSVEETRRFNWFSGTPGLVLAIQRQPGTNTVEVVDSIKALLPHFQAQLPAAVNLRVLYDRSASIRESVSDVKFTLVLTVCLVVMVIFLFLRNIPATIIPSLALPMSVVGTFAAMYVLGFSLDNISLMALTLSVGFVVDDAIVMLENIVRHLEMGKTPLAAAMEGSKEISFTIVSMTISLAAVFLPVFFMGGVVGRLFHEFAVTIMVSILISGFVSISLTPMLCNLILKPHAPVRHGRVYNAVERAFDGLRNFYDVSLRLVLRHHALTMCVSLVLLGVTVWLFRAIPKGFLPSEDTGRLMVTTEAEEGVSFGVMMQRQKLLNAIAAKDPDVSEYMSVIGSGGPNNTNNNGRMMLSLRPLDERKDSADTVMQRIRRTFAQVPGLRAYLQNPPPIRIGGRSSKGQYQFTLQASNTEELFAAAAAFEQKMHGIADIQDVTSDLQIKNPELRVDIDRDKASALGISAYQIENALATSYGNRQISTIYAPNDTYQVIMELAPAYQANPDALSLLYVRSADGQLVPLDTLVKREVSVGPLSVNHSGQTPSVTISFNLRPGASLGGVVAAVEELARKELPGSIFTSFQGEAQAFQSSLTGMAVLLAMAVLVIYIVLGILYESFIHPLTILSGLPSAGVGALATLMLFGMDLNIYGFVGIIMLIGIVKKNAIMMIDFALEAQRGKGMPARQAIYEGALTRFRPIMMTTMAALMGTLPIALGFGAGAAARRPLGLCVVGGLIVSQLLTLYFTPVYYIYLDALQNWLGRHLRRRSRVVRTA; translated from the coding sequence ATGAACCCGGCCGCCATTTTCATCACCCGGCCGGTCATGACCACCCTGGTCATGGCCGCCATCCTCATCTTCGGCGTGATGGCCTACCTGAAGCTGCCGGTGTCCGACCTGCCCAACGTCGATTTTCCCACCATCGAGGTGCGGGTGTCGCTGCCCGGAGCCAGCCCCGAGACCATGGCCGCCGCCGTGGCCAACCCGCTGGAGAAACAGTTCTCCACCATCGCCGGGCTCGACTCCATGACCTCCATCAACTCGGTGGGCTCCACGCGCATCACGCTCCAGTTCGCGCTCGACCGCAACATCGACGCCGCCGCCCTGGACGTGCAGTCGGCCATGACCACGGCCGGCAAGGACCTGCCCGACGACCTGCCCTCGCCGCCCTATTTCCGCAAGGTCAACCCGGCCGACGCGCCCATCCTCTACCTGGCCATCTCCTCCGACGTCATGCGCCTGTCCGACGTGGACGAATACGCCGAGAACATGATGGCCCAGCGCATCTCCATGGTGCCGGGCGTGGCCCAGGTTTCGGTCTACGGCTCGAAGAAATACGCCGTGCGCATCCAGCTCGACCCGGAAGCCATGGCCGCCAAGGGCATCGGCGTGGACGAGGTGTCGGACGCGGTGAAAAAGGGCAACGTCAACCTGCCGGTCGGCACGGTGTCCGGGCCGTCCAAGGAATACACCGTGCGCTCGAGCGGCAAGTTGCTCACCGCCGCCGGCTACAAGCCGCTGATCGTGGCCTGGAAAAACGGTTCGCCCGTACGCCTGTCCGAAATCGCCAAGGTAACGGATTCGGTGGAGGAAACCCGGCGCTTCAACTGGTTTTCCGGCACGCCGGGGCTGGTGCTCGCCATCCAGCGCCAGCCCGGCACCAACACCGTGGAAGTGGTGGATTCCATCAAGGCGCTTTTGCCCCACTTCCAGGCGCAGCTGCCCGCCGCCGTCAACCTGCGCGTGCTCTACGACCGGTCGGCATCCATCCGCGAGTCCGTCTCCGACGTCAAATTCACCCTGGTTTTGACCGTGTGCCTCGTGGTCATGGTCATCTTCCTTTTCCTGCGCAACATCCCGGCCACGATCATCCCGAGCCTGGCGTTGCCCATGTCGGTCGTCGGGACCTTTGCGGCCATGTACGTGCTGGGGTTCAGCCTGGACAACATCTCGCTTATGGCCCTGACCCTGTCCGTCGGCTTCGTGGTGGACGACGCCATCGTCATGCTCGAAAACATCGTGCGCCACCTGGAGATGGGCAAGACGCCCCTGGCCGCCGCCATGGAGGGCTCCAAGGAGATCAGTTTCACCATCGTGTCCATGACCATCTCCCTGGCCGCGGTCTTTCTGCCGGTCTTTTTCATGGGCGGCGTGGTGGGCCGGCTCTTTCACGAATTCGCGGTCACCATCATGGTGTCCATCCTCATCTCCGGCTTCGTGTCCATTTCGCTGACCCCGATGCTGTGCAACCTGATTTTGAAGCCCCACGCCCCGGTGCGCCACGGCAGGGTCTACAACGCCGTTGAGCGGGCCTTCGACGGCCTGCGCAACTTCTACGACGTCAGCCTGCGTCTGGTGCTCAGGCACCACGCCCTGACCATGTGCGTCTCGCTGGTGCTGCTCGGGGTGACGGTCTGGCTTTTCCGGGCCATTCCCAAAGGCTTTTTGCCGAGCGAGGACACGGGACGGCTCATGGTCACCACCGAGGCCGAGGAAGGCGTGTCGTTCGGCGTGATGATGCAGCGCCAAAAGCTGCTCAACGCCATCGCGGCCAAGGACCCGGACGTTTCCGAGTACATGTCCGTCATCGGCTCGGGCGGCCCCAACAACACCAACAACAACGGCCGGATGATGCTGTCGCTAAGGCCCCTCGATGAGCGCAAGGACAGCGCCGATACCGTGATGCAGCGCATCCGCCGGACCTTCGCCCAGGTGCCGGGGCTTCGGGCCTACCTGCAAAACCCGCCGCCCATCCGCATCGGCGGCCGGTCCTCCAAGGGCCAGTACCAGTTCACCCTGCAAGCCTCGAACACGGAAGAGCTTTTCGCCGCGGCTGCCGCCTTCGAGCAGAAAATGCACGGCATCGCCGACATCCAGGACGTGACGTCGGACCTGCAGATCAAGAATCCGGAACTGCGCGTGGACATCGACCGCGACAAGGCTTCGGCGCTCGGCATCTCGGCCTACCAGATCGAAAACGCCCTGGCCACGTCCTACGGCAACCGGCAGATATCGACCATCTACGCCCCCAACGACACCTATCAGGTCATCATGGAGCTGGCCCCGGCCTATCAGGCCAATCCCGACGCGCTGTCCCTGCTCTACGTGCGCTCCGCCGACGGCCAGCTCGTGCCGCTGGACACGCTGGTTAAGCGCGAGGTGTCAGTGGGGCCGCTTTCGGTCAACCATTCCGGCCAGACGCCGTCGGTGACCATCTCGTTCAACCTGCGGCCCGGCGCGTCGCTTGGCGGCGTGGTCGCGGCGGTGGAAGAGCTCGCCCGCAAGGAACTGCCGGGCTCGATCTTCACCAGCTTCCAGGGCGAGGCCCAGGCCTTCCAGAGCTCGCTCACCGGCATGGCCGTGCTGCTCGCCATGGCCGTGCTGGTCATCTACATCGTGCTCGGCATCCTCTACGAAAGCTTCATCCACCCCCTGACCATCCTGTCGGGGCTGCCCTCGGCCGGCGTCGGCGCCCTGGCCACGCTCATGCTCTTCGGCATGGATCTCAACATCTACGGCTTCGTCGGCATCATCATGCTGATCGGCATCGTGAAGAAAAACGCCATCATGATGATCGACTTCGCCCTGGAAGCCCAGCGCGGCAAAGGCATGCCCGCCCGACAGGCCATCTACGAGGGGGCGCTGACCCGCTTCCGGCCCATCATGATGACCACCATGGCGGCGCTCATGGGCACGCTGCCCATCGCCCTGGGCTTCGGC
- a CDS encoding efflux RND transporter periplasmic adaptor subunit, with the protein MSRMFVSRAMMLVFSVCCVWSCGGSGEKKAGRDARPVPVVAVPAVVATLPLVVKAVGNVEPMATVSVKPRVDGAITAQLVKDGAEVAKGDPLFRLDPRPFELAIREGQAKLARDKALLVKAEADLTRYATLRSKDVVAQEQYDQTFSQAKTLEGTIRLDEASLDRARLDLEYADIRAPIAGRVGAVMLTAGNVLKANDDRVMCVINQISPIFIAFSLPERYLPAIQAKNRQGALTVTAAPAGEDDSRPVTAKLASIDNAVDAKTGSIRLKAIAENADHRLWPGQFVRVGLTLSTLADVMVIPTQAVMDGLKGPYVYVVKKDGTVDARQITPGPIIDARTVVEKGLSPGEMVVTDGQVRLAPGLKAAIKAAPDAAAAPKAKAEAEAAQ; encoded by the coding sequence GTGAGCCGCATGTTTGTTTCGCGCGCCATGATGCTGGTGTTTTCCGTCTGCTGTGTCTGGTCCTGCGGGGGCTCCGGCGAGAAAAAAGCCGGACGCGACGCCCGGCCGGTGCCGGTGGTGGCTGTCCCCGCCGTCGTTGCCACCCTGCCCCTCGTGGTCAAGGCCGTGGGCAACGTCGAACCCATGGCCACGGTTTCGGTCAAACCCCGGGTCGACGGGGCCATCACCGCCCAGCTGGTCAAGGACGGGGCCGAGGTGGCCAAGGGCGATCCGCTGTTCCGCCTGGACCCGCGCCCCTTCGAGCTGGCCATCCGCGAGGGGCAGGCCAAGCTGGCCCGCGACAAGGCCTTGCTCGTCAAGGCCGAGGCGGACCTGACGCGCTACGCCACGCTCAGATCCAAGGACGTGGTGGCCCAGGAGCAGTACGACCAGACCTTTTCCCAGGCCAAGACCCTGGAAGGCACCATCCGCCTCGACGAGGCCAGCCTGGACCGGGCCCGCCTGGATCTCGAGTACGCCGACATCCGCGCCCCCATCGCCGGCCGGGTCGGCGCGGTGATGCTCACCGCCGGCAACGTGCTCAAGGCCAATGACGACCGCGTCATGTGCGTCATCAACCAAATAAGCCCCATCTTCATCGCCTTCTCCCTGCCCGAACGCTACCTCCCCGCCATCCAGGCCAAAAACCGCCAGGGCGCGCTCACCGTCACCGCCGCCCCGGCCGGCGAGGACGATTCCCGCCCGGTAACGGCCAAGCTCGCCTCCATCGACAACGCCGTGGATGCCAAGACCGGCTCCATACGGCTCAAGGCCATCGCCGAAAACGCCGACCACAGGCTCTGGCCCGGCCAGTTCGTGCGCGTGGGGCTCACCCTGTCCACCCTTGCCGACGTGATGGTCATCCCGACCCAGGCCGTCATGGACGGGCTCAAGGGTCCCTACGTGTACGTGGTCAAAAAGGACGGCACGGTGGACGCCCGGCAGATTACGCCCGGGCCCATCATCGACGCCCGCACCGTGGTGGAAAAAGGGCTTTCGCCCGGGGAAATGGTGGTCACCGACGGCCAGGTGCGACTGGCCCCGGGCCTCAAGGCCGCCATCAAGGCCGCGCCCGACGCCGCTGCCGCCCCCAAGGCCAAGGCCGAGGCCGAGGCCGCGCAATGA
- a CDS encoding CerR family C-terminal domain-containing protein, with protein sequence MTGNGREDETRMRLLDAAGEIFSCKGYQAATVREITKLAKANLAAIHYHFGSKDRLYQAVLEHAHREAGRRYPPDLGLVGEAPPEVRLYAYIRALLLRLEDKGRHSWLMRLMAREMAEPSPNLTTVVERCLAPANAVLRDIVAALLGGDSTPLTVARFAQSIVGQCRHFVLDQPILERLYPDCDPSQDGVDALALHITRFSLAAMGFPDAMHFPQPTLEPLCGDAL encoded by the coding sequence ATGACTGGCAACGGTCGTGAAGACGAAACCAGGATGCGGCTCCTCGATGCTGCTGGCGAAATCTTCTCCTGCAAGGGGTATCAAGCCGCCACCGTCCGCGAGATAACCAAATTGGCCAAGGCCAATCTGGCCGCCATCCACTATCATTTCGGCAGCAAGGACCGCCTGTACCAGGCTGTGCTCGAACACGCCCATCGCGAGGCCGGCCGGCGCTATCCGCCGGACCTGGGGCTCGTCGGCGAAGCCCCTCCGGAAGTGCGGCTTTACGCCTACATCCGGGCACTTCTCCTGCGCCTCGAGGACAAGGGCCGCCACAGCTGGCTCATGCGGCTGATGGCCCGGGAGATGGCCGAGCCCTCGCCCAACCTGACTACGGTGGTCGAACGCTGTCTGGCCCCGGCCAATGCCGTGCTGCGCGACATCGTGGCCGCGCTGCTCGGCGGGGATTCCACCCCCCTGACCGTGGCCCGCTTTGCCCAGAGCATCGTCGGCCAGTGCCGTCATTTCGTGCTTGACCAGCCCATCCTGGAAAGACTCTATCCCGATTGCGATCCGAGCCAGGACGGCGTCGACGCCCTGGCCCTGCACATCACCCGGTTTTCCCTGGCCGCCATGGGCTTCCCGGACGCCATGCACTTCCCCCAGCCCACCCTTGAACCGCTTTGTGGAGACGCCTTGTGA
- a CDS encoding antibiotic biosynthesis monooxygenase, with protein sequence MAEGVVNVVAKFVAKPGLEAKLKAELTGLIAPTQKDPGYIAYDLYESTSRPGEFVLVEAWESRELLASHLKTPHLTGFAAKAPELMVAPMSVKLFAELPGF encoded by the coding sequence ATGGCGGAAGGCGTCGTCAACGTCGTGGCCAAGTTCGTGGCCAAACCCGGCCTCGAAGCAAAGCTCAAAGCGGAACTCACCGGGCTTATCGCCCCGACCCAGAAAGATCCGGGCTATATCGCCTACGACCTCTACGAGTCCACGTCCCGCCCCGGCGAGTTCGTGCTGGTCGAGGCCTGGGAGAGCCGGGAACTCCTGGCCAGCCATCTGAAGACTCCCCACCTGACCGGCTTCGCGGCCAAGGCCCCCGAGCTTATGGTCGCGCCCATGAGCGTCAAGCTCTTCGCCGAGCTCCCCGGTTTTTAG
- a CDS encoding HAMP domain-containing histidine kinase, translating to MNAGVVPFLPAQRTPVAEIGRQAQLFASSPAAGVLNRLPLGVAVCNATRQIIYSNEKFRELASLDCPDKNVLGQRLGEALSCLGANIEIGGCGTSETCRGCGVARSMAKLLAGATEVQGECSLARHGGKRLEALDFRLWAWGLPYEGEVFHAIILTDTRAEKRLSLIERIFYHDILNIVSGMQGICEIMREEEEGARNAELDLLLFATERINDLIVSQREFTQAEHGDYEITVSKLGTRTLLGDIVAFMRRESSARGKTLVVAKESADAFFATDRRLLTRILVNMQKNALEASGPGDTITVGCDLDDGHVRFWVHNPGVVPEEARAQIFRRAFSTKGAGRGLGTYGMKLFAEKYLGGEVGFASDATAGTTFFVRLPLEI from the coding sequence GTGAACGCCGGAGTTGTACCGTTTTTACCGGCCCAGCGCACGCCCGTTGCCGAAATAGGCCGCCAGGCCCAGCTCTTCGCCTCGAGCCCGGCGGCCGGCGTACTCAATCGCCTGCCGCTGGGGGTGGCCGTGTGCAACGCCACCCGCCAGATCATCTATTCCAACGAGAAGTTCCGGGAGCTGGCCTCCCTGGATTGTCCCGACAAGAACGTCCTGGGCCAGCGCCTGGGCGAAGCCCTCTCCTGCCTGGGCGCGAACATCGAAATCGGCGGCTGCGGCACGAGCGAAACCTGCCGGGGCTGCGGCGTGGCCCGGTCGATGGCCAAGCTGCTGGCCGGGGCCACGGAGGTCCAGGGCGAATGCTCCCTGGCCCGGCATGGGGGCAAGCGCCTGGAGGCCCTGGACTTCCGGCTCTGGGCCTGGGGACTGCCCTACGAAGGGGAAGTGTTCCACGCCATCATCCTGACCGATACACGGGCCGAAAAACGCTTGTCGCTCATCGAGCGTATTTTCTACCACGACATCCTGAACATCGTCTCCGGCATGCAGGGCATCTGCGAGATCATGCGCGAAGAGGAGGAAGGTGCCCGCAACGCCGAGCTGGATCTGCTGCTTTTCGCCACCGAGCGCATAAACGACCTCATCGTGTCCCAGCGGGAATTCACCCAGGCCGAGCATGGGGACTATGAAATCACGGTAAGCAAGCTCGGGACGCGGACCCTGCTTGGCGACATCGTCGCCTTCATGCGGCGGGAAAGCTCGGCCCGGGGCAAGACCCTCGTCGTGGCCAAGGAAAGCGCCGACGCCTTTTTCGCCACGGACCGCAGACTCCTCACCCGTATCCTGGTCAATATGCAGAAAAACGCCCTGGAGGCGTCCGGCCCCGGCGACACCATCACGGTCGGCTGCGACTTGGACGACGGGCATGTGCGCTTCTGGGTGCACAACCCCGGTGTCGTGCCCGAGGAGGCCCGAGCGCAGATTTTCCGACGCGCCTTTTCCACCAAGGGAGCCGGCCGGGGGCTGGGCACCTACGGCATGAAGCTTTTCGCGGAAAAATACCTCGGCGGCGAGGTCGGCTTCGCCAGCGACGCCACCGCCGGCACCACCTTTTTCGTGCGTCTGCCGCTTGAGATCTGA
- the ilvB gene encoding biosynthetic-type acetolactate synthase large subunit, translating to MIEMTGARIIAESLVRHGITVVSGIPGGANLPMFDAIAETPVRIVLARHEQGAGFIAQGMARVSGTTQVCLATSGPGAMNVLTAIADAKADSVPLVCLTGQVSRGLIGTDAFQEVDVYGLTIPIAKHNMLVRRAADLPRLMADAFRIAASGRPGPVVIDVPRDVQTELVRFDAWPEPGQADVQAMPHTADLAKAAALMAASERPVLYCGGGAARCGAGEAVTALAEALDAPVVTTLMALGLLPGGHPRNAGMIGMHGRPASNHLLTDCDLLVAIGARFDDRATGDAKRFCPDAAVVHIDIDPAEHHKNRRAHVALAGDAARVLDALLPLVPVRTRPRWSAHRAVLRELHPFSLPALGDPKSPYGVLAAVADILGPEAIVTTDVGQNQMRAAQVWPCSRPGRFLTSGGLGTMGFGLPSAIGAALAEPGTPVVCVTGDGGLLMNIQEMATLVELGLPVKILLMDNGVLGLVRQQQAFFVGGRYTASTFAARPNFPALAAGFGMASLDMEHCRDGRGALAAALAAPGPALIRVPVDPDAHVYPMVPPGAANSEMILEESHAVAN from the coding sequence ATGATTGAGATGACCGGAGCACGCATCATTGCGGAAAGTCTCGTGCGGCATGGCATCACCGTGGTGTCGGGCATCCCGGGTGGGGCCAATCTGCCGATGTTCGACGCCATTGCCGAAACGCCGGTGCGTATCGTGCTGGCGCGCCACGAACAGGGCGCGGGGTTCATTGCCCAGGGCATGGCCCGGGTTTCGGGCACGACCCAGGTGTGTCTGGCCACGTCGGGGCCGGGCGCGATGAACGTGCTGACCGCCATTGCCGACGCCAAGGCCGATTCCGTGCCGCTGGTGTGCCTCACGGGCCAGGTTTCGCGCGGGCTTATCGGCACGGACGCCTTTCAGGAAGTGGACGTGTACGGCCTGACCATTCCCATCGCCAAGCACAACATGCTGGTGCGCCGGGCGGCCGATCTGCCCCGGCTCATGGCCGACGCCTTCCGCATCGCCGCCTCGGGCCGGCCCGGCCCGGTGGTGATCGACGTGCCCCGGGACGTGCAGACCGAGCTGGTCCGCTTCGACGCCTGGCCCGAGCCCGGTCAGGCCGATGTCCAGGCCATGCCGCACACGGCCGATCTGGCCAAGGCGGCGGCGCTCATGGCGGCGAGCGAACGGCCGGTGCTCTACTGCGGCGGCGGCGCGGCCCGGTGCGGCGCGGGCGAGGCCGTGACCGCGCTGGCCGAGGCGCTGGACGCGCCGGTGGTGACCACGCTGATGGCCCTTGGGCTGCTCCCGGGCGGGCATCCGCGAAACGCCGGCATGATCGGCATGCACGGCCGGCCGGCCTCCAATCACCTGCTTACCGACTGCGACCTGCTTGTGGCCATTGGCGCGCGTTTCGACGACCGGGCCACGGGCGACGCCAAGCGGTTCTGCCCGGACGCGGCCGTGGTGCACATCGACATCGACCCGGCCGAGCACCACAAGAACCGGCGCGCCCATGTGGCCCTGGCCGGGGACGCGGCCAGGGTGCTCGACGCGCTGTTGCCCCTGGTGCCGGTCCGGACGCGGCCGCGCTGGTCGGCGCACCGGGCGGTGCTGCGCGAGCTGCATCCCTTCTCCCTGCCGGCCCTTGGCGATCCCAAAAGCCCCTACGGCGTGCTGGCGGCGGTGGCCGACATCCTTGGCCCCGAGGCCATCGTGACCACCGACGTGGGCCAGAACCAGATGCGCGCGGCCCAGGTCTGGCCGTGTTCGCGGCCGGGACGGTTTCTCACCTCGGGCGGACTCGGCACCATGGGCTTCGGGCTGCCGTCGGCCATCGGCGCGGCCCTGGCCGAACCGGGCACGCCGGTTGTCTGCGTCACCGGCGACGGCGGGCTGCTCATGAACATCCAGGAGATGGCCACGCTGGTGGAGCTGGGGCTGCCGGTCAAAATCCTGCTCATGGACAACGGCGTGCTCGGGCTCGTGCGCCAGCAGCAGGCCTTTTTCGTGGGCGGGCGCTACACGGCCTCGACCTTTGCCGCCCGGCCGAATTTCCCGGCCCTGGCCGCCGGATTCGGCATGGCGAGCCTGGACATGGAGCACTGCCGGGACGGTCGCGGCGCGTTGGCCGCCGCCCTGGCCGCCCCGGGGCCGGCGCTCATCCGCGTCCCGGTCGATCCCGACGCCCACGTCTATCCCATGGTGCCGCCCGGCGCCGCCAACAGCGAAATGATTCTGGAGGAAAGCCATGCCGTCGCCAATTGA
- a CDS encoding NAD(P)/FAD-dependent oxidoreductase: MTRTYDLLVLGAGPACHPAARRCREAGWSVAAIEAGPLGGVCPHTGCNPKKVLMAAVEAVTAARHLAGKGLSGEPAVDWKALMAFKRGFVSPVDARIEASYAKAGIDIIRGRGVFTGKNTIAVDATEYTGKKILIAVGARPRRFDFPGNERLDTSDTFLDCDALPERLVFIGGGFIAFELAHIAKICGAKEVAILTHGDAFLRNFDQDAVSRLVDATRALGIDARLNAPVSSITQSPEGLHIEIPGASLTCDMAVNAAGRPAAIDDLDLEAAGVTHNKRGITVSPYLQTANPDIYAAGDCLDAPYALTPTADLESNTAGHNMLTGNTLPIDRRGTPSVLFTQPPLGMAGLTEAQCRARDIPYEKKEYDLADAFPWKRLGETVGYSKVLTAPDTGQILGAHILGHDAEEIINAIALAMRSNLPAKALADAIWAYPTCGYYLRYMV; encoded by the coding sequence ATGACGCGAACATACGACCTGCTCGTCCTCGGCGCGGGACCGGCCTGCCACCCGGCGGCGCGTCGCTGCCGGGAAGCCGGCTGGTCCGTGGCCGCCATCGAAGCCGGACCGCTCGGCGGGGTCTGCCCGCATACCGGCTGCAACCCCAAAAAGGTGCTCATGGCCGCCGTGGAGGCCGTCACCGCCGCCCGCCACCTGGCCGGCAAGGGGCTTTCCGGCGAGCCCGCCGTCGACTGGAAGGCGCTCATGGCCTTCAAACGCGGCTTCGTCAGCCCCGTCGACGCCAGGATCGAAGCGTCCTACGCCAAGGCCGGCATCGACATCATCCGGGGACGCGGCGTCTTTACCGGCAAGAACACCATAGCAGTGGACGCAACGGAATACACGGGCAAAAAAATTCTCATCGCCGTGGGCGCGCGGCCCCGGCGCTTCGACTTCCCCGGCAACGAACGGCTCGACACCAGCGACACGTTCCTCGACTGCGACGCCCTGCCCGAACGCCTGGTCTTTATCGGCGGCGGCTTCATCGCCTTCGAACTAGCCCACATCGCCAAAATATGCGGTGCGAAAGAAGTCGCCATCCTCACCCACGGCGACGCCTTCCTGCGCAACTTCGACCAGGACGCCGTCAGCCGCCTCGTGGACGCGACCCGCGCCCTGGGCATCGACGCGCGCTTAAACGCCCCGGTCTCCTCCATCACCCAAAGTCCCGAAGGCCTGCACATCGAAATTCCGGGCGCCAGCCTTACCTGCGACATGGCGGTCAACGCCGCCGGCCGCCCCGCCGCCATCGACGACCTCGACCTCGAAGCCGCCGGCGTCACCCACAACAAACGCGGCATCACCGTCAGCCCGTACCTCCAGACCGCCAACCCCGACATCTACGCCGCCGGCGACTGCCTGGACGCGCCCTACGCGCTCACCCCCACCGCCGACCTCGAAAGCAATACCGCCGGGCACAACATGCTCACCGGCAATACCCTGCCCATCGACCGCCGCGGCACCCCGAGCGTGCTCTTCACCCAGCCGCCGCTGGGCATGGCCGGCCTGACCGAAGCCCAGTGCCGGGCCCGCGACATCCCCTACGAGAAAAAGGAATACGACCTGGCCGACGCCTTTCCCTGGAAACGCCTGGGCGAAACCGTCGGCTACTCCAAAGTCCTCACCGCCCCGGACACCGGCCAGATCCTCGGCGCGCACATCCTCGGCCACGACGCCGAGGAAATCATCAACGCCATCGCCCTGGCCATGCGCAGCAACCTGCCGGCCAAGGCCCTGGCCGACGCCATCTGGGCCTATCCCACCTGCGGCTATTATCTGCGCTACATGGTGTAG
- a CDS encoding FAD-dependent oxidoreductase gives MAARYDYDLVVLGGGAAGLTVAAGAARLGVKVLLVEREGRLGGDCLHFGCVPSKTLIATARARRMMARAGEFGLPDVALPSVDFARVRRRIEAVIAAIQQHDSPERFRGLGAEVRFGEAAFADDHVLMLDGRRISAARILVATGSRAAVPDIPGLAEAGFLTNREIFSLERLPEHLVILGGGPIAVEMGQAFSRLGSRVTLVQRSARILTREDADLAAVVQARLAAEGLDLRLSAKVVSVAPGAPKTVTLERDGRREAVPATDILVAMGRAPNLEGLGLDAAGVVHTKKGLVLDARLRSSRPHIFGAGDVTGEYLFTHAAGYEGGVVVANAVFRLPKKADYRLLPRCVYAEPELAVVGATEDGARKAGLAVTTIVEPFSGNDRARAEGETDGLVKIVLGGKGRPIGVGIVGPDAGELCSEWVAALAGKVGLGTLSGAVHPYPTLAETSKRAAGRGLEARLFSPVVRRLLRLFFGYRGKR, from the coding sequence ATGGCAGCGCGATACGACTATGATCTGGTGGTCCTTGGCGGCGGCGCGGCGGGGCTGACGGTCGCTGCCGGGGCGGCCCGGCTCGGGGTCAAGGTGCTTTTGGTCGAGCGCGAGGGTCGGCTTGGCGGCGATTGCCTGCATTTCGGCTGCGTGCCGAGCAAGACGCTCATCGCCACGGCCAGGGCCCGGCGGATGATGGCCCGGGCCGGGGAATTCGGCCTGCCCGATGTCGCCTTGCCGTCGGTGGATTTCGCCCGGGTGCGCCGGCGCATCGAGGCCGTGATCGCGGCCATCCAGCAGCACGATTCGCCGGAGCGTTTTCGCGGCCTCGGGGCCGAGGTCCGCTTCGGGGAGGCCGCGTTTGCCGACGACCATGTCCTTATGCTCGACGGCAGGCGCATAAGCGCCGCCCGGATCCTCGTCGCCACCGGATCGCGGGCCGCCGTGCCGGATATCCCGGGACTGGCGGAAGCCGGATTTCTCACCAACCGGGAGATTTTTTCGCTGGAGCGCCTGCCGGAGCATCTGGTGATCCTCGGCGGCGGGCCGATCGCCGTGGAGATGGGCCAGGCGTTTTCGCGCCTGGGGAGCAGGGTCACTCTGGTGCAGCGAAGCGCCCGGATACTCACCCGGGAGGACGCGGACCTGGCGGCGGTGGTCCAGGCCCGCCTGGCCGCCGAGGGCCTGGATCTGCGCCTTTCCGCCAAAGTCGTGTCCGTGGCTCCGGGCGCGCCGAAGACCGTGACCCTCGAGCGGGACGGGCGGCGCGAGGCCGTCCCGGCCACGGACATCCTCGTGGCCATGGGCCGCGCCCCGAACCTCGAGGGACTTGGGCTTGACGCGGCCGGGGTTGTCCATACAAAAAAAGGCCTTGTGCTCGACGCCCGGTTGCGCTCCAGCCGGCCGCATATTTTCGGGGCCGGCGACGTCACGGGGGAATACCTTTTCACCCATGCCGCCGGCTACGAGGGCGGGGTGGTGGTGGCGAACGCCGTGTTCCGGCTGCCCAAAAAGGCCGACTACCGGCTGTTGCCGCGCTGCGTGTACGCCGAGCCGGAGCTGGCCGTGGTCGGCGCCACCGAGGACGGGGCGCGAAAGGCCGGCCTTGCGGTCACGACGATCGTCGAGCCCTTTTCCGGCAACGACCGGGCCAGGGCCGAGGGCGAAACGGACGGGCTGGTCAAGATCGTGCTCGGGGGGAAGGGGCGGCCCATCGGCGTCGGCATCGTCGGACCGGACGCCGGGGAACTTTGCAGCGAATGGGTGGCGGCGCTGGCCGGAAAAGTGGGGCTCGGCACGCTTTCCGGCGCGGTCCATCCCTATCCGACCCTGGCCGAGACGAGCAAACGGGCGGCCGGGCGCGGGCTCGAGGCCAGACTTTTTTCGCCCGTCGTGCGGCGGCTGTTGCGCCTTTTTTTCGGGTATCGGGGAAAACGGTAA